One Verrucomicrobiota bacterium JB022 genomic region harbors:
- a CDS encoding FAD-dependent oxidoreductase, translating into MTKTSFDLIVYGGTSAAVIAAYEGSRQGLDVLLVSPENRLGGLTTGGLGDTDIGIERAIGGLSRHFYERVARKYGQPEGPCWRFEPRVALEVFEDMIAEAGFPVLKGERLVWDGGVEKNGGRIERIRLESGKAFSARQFIDATYEGDLMAQAGVSFTYGREPNALHGETLNGIHAGNELPVGIDPYVVPGDPSSGLLERVFPDAAGQAGDGDDRIQAYNFRMCLTDVPGNRVAIAQPEGYREADYEILFRAIEKGQTRRFFKLARVPGGKTDSNNDSGISTDYIGMNRRYPFLDYAQRDQVRLAHERYQRGLVWTLQNHPRVPQAVREFYSPWGLPQDEFLDNAHWPSQLYVREARRMLGEFLITEPVVRRKVEVRDCVGLGSYAMDSHHIQYCVDENGHVRTEGGFYITLDSPYCISLRATLPKRAECLNLQVPVCVSATHAAYGSVRMEPVFMILGQSAGAAAALAVRSQKDLLDLDYPQLARLLEEGGQRLDPVEFNGEAIGNITD; encoded by the coding sequence ATGACCAAAACCTCATTTGACCTCATCGTCTACGGTGGCACCTCGGCAGCGGTAATCGCAGCCTATGAAGGCAGCCGCCAAGGACTCGATGTGCTGCTCGTTTCTCCGGAGAATCGCCTCGGCGGCCTCACGACTGGTGGCCTTGGCGATACCGACATCGGCATCGAGCGTGCGATCGGCGGCCTTTCGCGCCACTTCTACGAGCGGGTGGCCCGCAAATACGGCCAGCCCGAAGGCCCCTGCTGGCGCTTCGAGCCCAGGGTGGCCCTCGAAGTTTTTGAAGACATGATCGCCGAGGCCGGCTTCCCTGTGTTGAAGGGGGAGCGCCTGGTCTGGGATGGAGGAGTGGAAAAGAACGGCGGGCGGATCGAGCGGATCCGCCTCGAATCCGGCAAGGCCTTCTCCGCCCGCCAATTCATCGACGCAACTTACGAGGGCGACTTGATGGCACAGGCCGGCGTGTCCTTCACTTACGGTCGCGAGCCCAATGCGCTGCACGGCGAGACGCTCAACGGCATCCATGCGGGCAACGAATTGCCGGTAGGCATCGACCCTTATGTCGTGCCCGGCGACCCTTCCAGCGGCTTGCTCGAGCGCGTCTTCCCCGATGCGGCAGGGCAAGCGGGCGACGGCGACGACCGCATCCAGGCCTATAACTTCCGCATGTGCCTGACGGACGTGCCGGGCAACCGGGTCGCGATTGCGCAACCGGAAGGCTATCGGGAGGCCGATTACGAGATCCTCTTCCGCGCGATCGAGAAAGGCCAGACGCGTCGCTTCTTCAAGCTCGCCCGCGTGCCTGGCGGCAAGACGGATTCGAACAACGACAGCGGCATCTCTACTGACTACATCGGTATGAACCGCCGCTACCCGTTCCTCGATTACGCGCAGCGCGATCAGGTACGTCTGGCCCACGAGCGCTACCAGCGCGGCCTTGTCTGGACCTTGCAGAATCACCCGCGGGTTCCGCAGGCCGTGCGCGAATTCTACAGCCCCTGGGGGCTGCCGCAGGATGAGTTTCTCGACAACGCGCACTGGCCGTCGCAACTCTACGTGCGCGAAGCCCGTCGCATGCTCGGCGAGTTTCTGATTACCGAGCCGGTGGTCCGGCGCAAGGTGGAGGTGCGCGACTGCGTGGGCCTGGGCTCTTACGCGATGGATTCGCACCATATCCAATACTGCGTCGACGAAAACGGGCATGTCCGGACCGAGGGCGGCTTTTACATCACGCTCGACAGCCCGTATTGCATCAGCCTGCGGGCCACCTTGCCCAAGCGAGCCGAGTGCCTCAACCTGCAGGTGCCCGTCTGTGTCTCCGCCACGCACGCCGCCTACGGCTCGGTGCGGATGGAGCCGGTCTTCATGATCCTCGGCCAGTCGGCTGGGGCGGCTGCGGCATTGGCCGTGCGCTCGCAAAAAGACTTGCTGGATCTGGATTATCCGCAGCTCGCTCGCTTGCTCGAAGAGGGCGGCCAACGCCTCGACCCGGTCGAGTTCAACGGCGAAGCCATCGGTAATATCACCGATTGA